A window from Bubalus kerabau isolate K-KA32 ecotype Philippines breed swamp buffalo chromosome 5, PCC_UOA_SB_1v2, whole genome shotgun sequence encodes these proteins:
- the TMEM52 gene encoding transmembrane protein 52, with product RSLGRTGFALGAAQGRGPHIAAWPQGSLPLSPLSMFSRAPADRGLLLLPPLLPLPQVALGFVEGSCDPSDQCPPQARWSSLWHVGLILLTALLLLLCGISASCVRFCHLRKRAHSQPHLPPAPEPWDLTAIPVDSDSPAHSTVTSYSSMQCWLGMQLPLPFGELDLDSTTPPAYSLYTPEPPPSYEEAVKMTKTRQEEPPPSL from the exons CGTAGTCTCGGGAGGACGGGGTTTGCCCTGGGAGCGGCCCAGGGGCGTGGCCCTCATATAGCCGCCTGGCCTCAGGGCTCGCTACCTCTGTCGCCGCTGAGCATGTTCTCCCGGGCGCCGGCTGACCGCGGGCTCCTGCTGTTGCCGCCACTCTTACCGCTGCCGCAG GTGGCGCTGGGTTTCGTGGAAGGCAGCTGCGACCCCTCGGACCA GTGCCCGCCCCAGGCCCGCTGGAGCAGCCTGTGGCACGTGGG GCTTATCCTGCTCActgccctcctgctgctgctctgtGGAATCTCGGCCAGCTGTGTCCGGTTCTGCCACCTCCGGAAGCGGGCACACTCGCAGCCACACCTGccgccggcccctgagccttggGACCTGACAGCCATTCCCGTGGACAGTGACAGCCCAGCGCACAGCACTGTGACCT CCTACAGCTCCATGCAGTGCTGGCTGGGCATGCAGCTACCCCTGCCCTTCGGGGAGCTGGACCTCGACTCCACGACCCCTCCGGCCTACAGCCTGTACACCCCTGAGCCGCCGCCTTCCTATGAGGAGGCCGTCAAGATGACGAAGACCAGACAGGAAGAGCCACCCCCCTCCCTGTAA
- the CALML6 gene encoding LOW QUALITY PROTEIN: calmodulin-like protein 6 (The sequence of the model RefSeq protein was modified relative to this genomic sequence to represent the inferred CDS: substituted 1 base at 1 genomic stop codon), with translation MARPTERLSQGRXRMTRGVSEMFSEEGKGQVKTDELEWLVSLLGINSTKSELPSTAKDVDRVKKGFFNCSNLLALMGLYWEKAQNQEGELRAALCIFDKETRGYIDWNTLKYVLMNVGEPLNEQMMKEADENGDGTLNYEGEQRMGPGSPVGLLTCPSALSVQGMMTGESFKLVQ, from the exons ATGGCCAGGCCA ACGGAGCGCCTGTCACAGGGCAGATAAAGGATGACAAGGGGGGTCTCTGAGATGTTCAGTGAGGAGGGCAAAGGGCAGGTGAAGACGGATGAGCTGGAGTGGCTCGTGAGTCTCCTGGGCATCAACTCCACCAAGAGCGAGTTGCCCTCCACGGCCAAGGATGTGGACAGAGTTA AGAAAGGGTTCTTCAACTGCAGCAACCTCCTGGCCCTGATGGGGTTGTACTGGGAGAAGGCCCAGAACCAAGAGGGCGAGCTGAGGGCAGCCTTGTGCATCTTTGACAAGGAGACCAGGGGCTACATTGACTGGAACACGCTCAA GTACGTGCTCATGAACGTAGGCGAGCCCCTCAATGAGCAAATGATGAAGGAAGCTGACGAGAATGGGGACGGGACCCTCAACTATGAGGGTGAGCAGAGGATGGGCCCTGGGAGCCCGGTCGGTCTGCTGACCTGTCCCTCTGCTCTCAGCGTTCAAGGCATGATGACTGGGGAGTCCTTCAAGCTGGTTCAGTAG